The genomic window GGGTGGTGAGTTCGGCAAAGGCTTCGTGCGCGCGGAGTTCGACATCAAGCCGGATCTCTGGTTCTTTCCGTGCCACTTCCAGGGCGACCCGGTCATGCCTGGCTGCCTCGGCCTCGATGCGATGTGGCAGCTGACCGGATTCTTTCTCGGCTGGCTCGGCGAGCCGGGTCGTGGTCGGGCAATCTCCACGGGCGAAGTGAAGTTCACCGGAATGGTCACGCCCGAGACGAAGCTCGTCGAATACGGCATCGACTTCAAGCGCGTGCTGCGCGGCCGCCTCGTGCTTGGCATCGCCGAGGGCTGGCTGAAGGCCGATGGCGAGACCATCTACAAGGCCAGCGACCTAAGGGTCGGCTTGTTCAAGGACAAGAGCGCCTGAGACCAGGGCTTGGCGCGGGTGGAGCTGGCCTGTTTAAAGGGGTCAGTCCATGCGGCCAGTCCAGCGGACAGATGAAAAAAGGAATTTCCAGATGAGACGTGTGGTTGTGACCGGGCTCGGCATCGTGTCCTCGATCGGCAACGATCAGGAGGCGGTCACGCAGTCGCTTCGGGACGCCCGTTCGGGCATCTCCCGCTCGGAAGACTTCGCCGAACACGGCTTTCGCTGCCAGGTCTGGGGTTCGCCCAAGATCGACACGAGCGAGCTGGTGGATCGTCGTGCGGCGCGCTTTCTCTCCCAGGGCGGCGCCTGGAACCATGTCGCCATGCAGCAGGCGATCGACGACGCCGGGCTCGAACAGGGCGACATCACCAACGAGATGACCGGCATCGTGATGGGCTCGGGCGGCCCGTCCACCCGCACCATCGTGGAAGCGGCCGACATCACGCTCAAGAACGGCAGCCCCAAGC from Georhizobium profundi includes these protein-coding regions:
- the fabA gene encoding 3-hydroxyacyl-[acyl-carrier-protein] dehydratase FabA: MDKKSSYDYEDILRCGRGELFGQGNAQLPLPPMLMFDRITEISETGGEFGKGFVRAEFDIKPDLWFFPCHFQGDPVMPGCLGLDAMWQLTGFFLGWLGEPGRGRAISTGEVKFTGMVTPETKLVEYGIDFKRVLRGRLVLGIAEGWLKADGETIYKASDLRVGLFKDKSA